One part of the Glycine soja cultivar W05 chromosome 11, ASM419377v2, whole genome shotgun sequence genome encodes these proteins:
- the LOC114374368 gene encoding amino acid transporter AVT6B-like, translating into MPRLFPIITDVASVLELFTVVPVLVTAYTCHYNGTLDDVLANFDTDLGIPFGSVLNDAASCACISSCLLCSARQPR; encoded by the exons ATGCCCAGACTCTTCCCGATCATTACAGATGTAGCATCAGTTCTTGAACTGTTCACTGTTGTTCCTGTGCTTGTGACTGCCTATACCTGCCACTACAACg GAACTCTTGATGATGTGCTTGCCAATTTTGACACTGATCTTGGAATTCCTTTTGGTTCTGTGCTCAATGACGCCGCATCTTGTGCTTGTATTTCCAGTTGTCTTCTATGCAGTGCGCGTCAACCTAgatga
- the LOC114375450 gene encoding uncharacterized protein LOC114375450 — protein MGNCSSSDSTQLATAKLLLQDGRLQEFSYPVKVSFLLHNYPACFICNSDEMEFHDVVSPIHEDQVLQPGQLYFALPLSLLRHSLQPHEMAALAVKASSALMKTAHKCGSRRKQILFSNEYDSNPKRVSPTLAADAGTVHRRGRATGASGGKGRFAALLSSIPE, from the coding sequence ATGGGAAACTGCAGCTCCTCCGATTCCACTCAGCTTGCCACGGCCAAACTCCTTCTGCAAGACGGGAGGCTGCAGGAGTTCTCCTATCCGGTAAAGGTTTCCTTCCTCTTGCACAACTATCCCGCCTGCTTCATATGCAACTCCGACGAAATGGAATTCCACGACGTCGTTTCGCCCATCCACGAGGACCAAGTGCTGCAACCCGGACAACTCTATTTCGCGCTTCCATTGAGTCTCTTGAGGCACTCTTTGCAGCCTCACGAGATGGCTGCATTGGCCGTCAAGGCCAGCTCCGCGCTCATGAAAACCGCCCACAAATGCGGCTCTCGCCGAAAACAGATTTTGTTCTCTAACGAATATGACTCTAACCCTAAGCGCGTGTCTCCCACACTCGCTGCTGATGCCGGAACTGTACATAGGAGAGGAAGAGCCACTGGCGCTTCCGGTGGTAAGGGGAGGTTTGCGGCGTTGTTGAGTTCGATACCGGAGTAG